The Pyxidicoccus sp. MSG2 DNA segment GGGGCGCCTTCCGTGCCGGGAGCGGGAGCCCCCTCGGGCGCGGGCGCCGTGCCCTCGGAGCCTGGAGCGGTGCCACCGGCGGGGGCGGCGGGCTCGGGCAGTTCGATGCGGTACCAGTCCTCGTCCCCGGCGTGGCCCAGGAAGGCCGTCACCGTCTGGCCCAGGGGCAGGGGGGCCGCGTCCACGGCCCTGTCATTGGGCTCGCGCTCCTCGCCGTCGTTGGGGGCGCGCATCCGCACGTCGAGGGTGTAGGCGCCGCCCACGCCCTTGCGCGCGGGCACCACGCGCACCCAGCGCTCGCCCTCCACGTAGAGGTTGGGGTAGCGCTCCGGCTTGCCCTCGCCCTCGCTGTTGATGGCGGCCAGCCGGTTGCGGTCCCTGTCGTATACCTCCAGGGTGATGTCACCGCCGGGCAGCCCGGACACGGTGACGTCCGCCACCCGGGCCGCGGGAGGCGCCAGGCGGTACCAGTCCTCGTCCGCCTTGTTCGGCTGCGCGGCCAGGTCCGCCGTCACCGTGCTGTCCCGGGTGAGCGTGAGCGCCTGGTCCGGCCGCTCGTTGGGCTCCTTCTCCGTGAGGGCGGAGGGCCCCGTCTCCACCGGGCCCGCGTCCGAGACTGCCGGCGTCTTGTCCTCCTTGCAGGCAACCAGCATCGCCGCCAGCACACAGCCCCACCCCCAACGTCGCATCACGGTCTCCTCCGGAAACAGGCCGTCATCCTTCCTCGCGGCGACCCGGTGTCAAGCGCCCCAACATCCGCGCCGGTGCTTTCATCCGCGATTGGAGCCCCCTCGCCCGGCGATCAAAGATGCACGCCCATGCGAAGCCTGCTCCTCGCCCCCCTCCTGCTCGCCACCAGCGCCTCCGCCGCCTCCAACGTCCCCCCGGGCTACGTGGAGACCTCCGACTGGCTGGAGCGCAAGGGCCAGCCCCAGCACTACAGTCCCCTGAACCTCCTCGACGGCCGGGACACCACCGCGTGGTGCTCCACCGGCGACGCCCCGTCCCCCATCACCATCGGCTTCAAGGACGCCGTCACCGTGGACGAGGTACGCGTGTACACGGGGGACGGCACGGACCGGGCCGCATTCAAGGCCCGCGCCCGCGCGAGGAAGTTCACCCTCACCAGCGTGGATGCCTCCCGCGGCCTCAAGGTGGAGGACAAGCGGGGCCTGCAGGCGGTGACGCTCAGCCAGCCCCTGAGCGGCGCGCGCTTCATCCTGGAAGTCGTGGACCGCTTCCCCGGCACCGACGACGCGGCCCCCGTCTGCATCACCGACCTGGTCTTCTACTCGGGCGGCAAGGCCCTCAACGGGCTGTGGCTCGCCCCGCGCCTGAAGTACGACGCGCGCCTGGCGCCGCTGTTGGGCACCTGGTTCGGCGGCCTGGAGGGCGCGCCCGAGAGCTTCCTGTCCTTCTACATGGACGGCACGTTCCGCTTCACCCGCGAGCCCCTGGAGGGCGGCGGCCCCACGTCCGTCACCGGGACGTACACGCTGTCCGGAAACCGACTGTCCCTGGAGGTGCCGAAGCGCGGAAGGGTGACGGCCCGCCTCCAGAAGGGTGGGGAGGAGGGCGTACGGGTGCCCGAGGCCTCGCTCGAAGTGGAGGGGCCCCTGGCGGAAGGGTGGGGCCGCGAGTTCCGCGGCAGGCCCTGAGCCGTGGCGGGGCGGCGGCGAGCGCCACCCGGCCCGGGCTCCGGGAGGAGCCGGGCGCCTAGAGGGCCGCCAGCTTCTTCTTCGAGCTGAAGTGGCGGAAGAAGGCGATGATTTCCTCCACCGCGATCTTCACGTCGGTGGCGTCCTGGAACTCCGACTCCAGGAAGATGCCTCCGCAGGATTCACATGTGTCGTAGTGAAGCGGATGCTGGCGGTCGCCACCGTCCACGCGGACGAGGTCCACCTGGCACTCGGGGCACTGACCTGTCAGTGCCTGCGCATCCACCTTGCCGCCCTGGCTCTCCAGCCCGGGGAGGTTGTTGTGGAGCAGGACCCGGTTGAGGTCCGCGACGTCGATCCAGAGACCGCCGCAGTCTCCACACTTTCGCAACGTCAGATCATCCCCCTCGAGATCTGCCATCTCGACGTTGCAGCTGGGGCAATCCATGGGGCCGTTCATTCTCCTGCAGGGGGGGAGGGATGCTCCCCAGTGGTTCGGAGAATGATAGGTCGTGCGAAAATTCGGATGCAACCCACGTTGCCGCTTCTGTTGGCAACGCGCCGTCTCTGCGCCCCTCCCCCTAGTCCCTTACGCCTTCGCCTTCACCCGCCGGATGTCCGCGCCCAGGCTTCGCAGCTTGCGCTCCAGGCGCTCGTAGCCACGGTCCAGGTGGTACACGCGGCTGACGTCCGTGCGCCCCTCGGCCCGCAGGCCCGCGAGGATGAGGGACGCGCTCGCCCTCAAGTCCGTGGCCATGACGGGCGCCCCGCTCAGCCCCTTCACCCCCTTCACCACCGCGGTGTGTCCCTGGATGGTGATGTCCGCCCCCAGCCGGTGCAGCTCCGGGACGTGCATGAAGCGGTTCTCGAAGATGTTTTCGCTGATGACGGACGTTCCCTGGCTGACGGACATGAGGGCCATGAGCTGGGCCTGCATGTCGGTGGGGAAGCCCGGGTGCTCGGTGGTGTTGATGTTCACCGCGGTGAGCGTGCGGGGGGCCTTGCAGCGCAGGCCGCCGCCCTCGGCGGTGAGGGTGCAGCCCGCCTCGCGCAGCTTGTCCACCACGGCCTCCAGGTGCTCGGGGACCGCGTGCTTCACCAGCACGTTGCCGCCGGAGATGGCCGCCGCGACGAGCAGGGTGCCCGCTTCGATGCGGTCCG contains these protein-coding regions:
- a CDS encoding zf-TFIIB domain-containing protein, producing the protein MDCPSCNVEMADLEGDDLTLRKCGDCGGLWIDVADLNRVLLHNNLPGLESQGGKVDAQALTGQCPECQVDLVRVDGGDRQHPLHYDTCESCGGIFLESEFQDATDVKIAVEEIIAFFRHFSSKKKLAAL
- a CDS encoding discoidin domain-containing protein, encoding MRSLLLAPLLLATSASAASNVPPGYVETSDWLERKGQPQHYSPLNLLDGRDTTAWCSTGDAPSPITIGFKDAVTVDEVRVYTGDGTDRAAFKARARARKFTLTSVDASRGLKVEDKRGLQAVTLSQPLSGARFILEVVDRFPGTDDAAPVCITDLVFYSGGKALNGLWLAPRLKYDARLAPLLGTWFGGLEGAPESFLSFYMDGTFRFTREPLEGGGPTSVTGTYTLSGNRLSLEVPKRGRVTARLQKGGEEGVRVPEASLEVEGPLAEGWGREFRGRP